Proteins encoded within one genomic window of Brienomyrus brachyistius isolate T26 chromosome 22, BBRACH_0.4, whole genome shotgun sequence:
- the rras gene encoding ras-related protein R-Ras has protein sequence MSTEEERFKLVVVGGGGVGKSALTIQFIQSYFVSDYDPTIEDSYTKICNVDGKQTRLDILDTAGQEEFGAMREQYMRSGEGFLLVFALNDRGSYNEIHKFHTQILRVKDRDDFPMVLVGNKADLEAQRTIPKEEAQAFARENRIHYMESSAKSRLNVDEAFFEVIRAIRKFQETENPPLPSHNPDKQRPASCPCTLL, from the exons ATGTCGACAGAAGAAGAAAGGTTCAAACTTGTTGTGGTGGGTGGAGGCGGAGTGGGCAAAAGTGCTTTAACGATCCAGTTCATACAG TCCTACTTTGTGTCAGATTATGATCCCACCATCGAAGATTCctacacaaagatctgtaacgTGGATGGGAAGCAGACCAGGCTAGACA TCCTGGACACGGCGGGGCAGGAGGAATTTGGTGCCATGCGGGAACAGTACATGCGCTCTGGGGAGGGATTTCTGCTTGTGTTCGCTCTCAATGACAGAGGGAG TTATAACGAGATCCACAAGTTCCACACGCAGATCTTGAGGGTGAAAGACCGCGACGACTTCCCCATGGTCCTGGTCGGGAACAAAGCAGATCTGGAGGCCCAGAGAACG ATCCCTAAAGAAGAAGCCCAGGCCTTTGCGAGAGAGAACAGGATCCATTACATGGAGTCCTCAGCCAAGAGTCGCCTCAATGTGGATGAAGCTTTCTTCGAGGTCATTCGAGCGATAAG AAAGTTCCAGGAGACTGAAAATCCACCCCTTCCCTCCCACAACCCCGACAAACAGCGACCTGCAAGCTGCCCCTGTACCCTGCTTTAA
- the LOC125718251 gene encoding proline-rich protein 12-like: MDRNYPGAGFGDLGAGAGWSYERSAKASLVYGSTRSSHPDSELLHRQAYATPHPLQGYATNHHPASSGQGGAWGPAGRGLGLSGLFDAGLHHASPSGPDASVMNLISALESRAPQPPPSASSLLSQFRTPSWQTAMHTPAPAELFISGALPGSGGFASSSALSAYQHPASFSGRSFPGVAPSLSLQDTPTFSPTSNGLLSPHDPLLHIKTPSQSGLGFDRLLSSQGAAYRGGGQDPTAPPPPAQTSSVPSGRHLPPPQFNLLSSQLQDQSSQLYNTSVFSSAPAPPQPSPQERALPRQDSVIKHYQRPPPSQSQLPPSAAAHPLQHYLSCSASGYQQLAPHRPGGGLSCSPLGEQSPSSDPKPSPRQDQGYRPIIQPPYSSSSSSSSSSAGGVGKGTKSSSSSGYSSSGSGSSSRTPHTPPSASSASSSSSSSSSGSNPASGPTSAPSRQQAPPPPAPPPPQVSASTAPQAPPKACLSGYGSPVPSLKASPAALSGQTPPQPQSYSPSLPPGPHLGPQPYGGFNSPQAQDLSSAGGGGSSKGYSTVAGTVGRSFSTEAMYGADPGYTTLPAALGGAGSPSLGYGGPGHSPAILGSGGGSAGGNSGSAGSGGSVGGGSGVGSAGGGSYHLPDSSPSPSSGSGMARPGMHSPAPPRPAQSPGGAGSNKYLSSVLSPAFLSSPQAYPDTRGPPPPSYHPAKTKADGDILGPERPQDGDDEDDDDDFLIQHLLQAQSPAPHSAQAPPTSQAPPPHPGSQSQDGSKEMAYKLSKSSEERYHLQSVIRTNSATSGAGAPSGGNGGLDGQLEMSMKKQQQTKSDRGGVGMGSRGRGGDQVHPQAHPTPPHHHHPHDSLGSVVHFGRGDPYPPHPHGHHASHSQRPHPHPHSHLEQKKPHDPPELPYLSKTADMQPPHQAPPQHQGQHQPPASLQLMDSPPDASQQPASAHLLHSVLSHTARGKVDGAHHSMMGRAPAGGTAESQLQLQSQGLEAHYSRGGPRDRNPSSQNSVSPLDMLERSLSQTSSREPGGMTERAGDGAGGERHHQHQQQHRGPAHHQGHAPPHTELHDFLSEPDMGLVPPPHLHHLPPHHPHAHPHHQQHPQPHNPHAHSHPHRIPPNPVAPAQRDQDSQLDQLKEHQFDSGSPAGKTGQSQQRFMALSSICFPDSLLPDEERSFFPSMEDMFCPEDYKAGCSRGVAPGQEGISEGRSTQESMEGVKAGEAGGGYAMMPHHGDQGYGPYCPGLPEPEASTVHLDLDSLKAHELPSTVNTEQLGLIQSQPASLSMGGSGSGTGLGDAGGTKMLGGPGTGTERTIGGSGGLTSPIFCSSRPKKLLKTSSFQLLKQRRDPSSLPKKHYAQEYEFEDDESKADVPADIRLNSRRLPGHLPDLLPDLVSSCRKSGAGASLVNDLDFCHPPGYPSLGPPPQLIPQDGPKKRGRKPTKPKREGPPRPRGRPRIRPLPEPPHCRGMMGLGSGGEIRRGRGRGRGRGRKEETAALMDMHGVAEANKGNSQHYQLHQHQHQQHQHQTAMQQEPIRPIKIKLPIPSMPPSDSLLRTDSLSSNDPVLSDGSVGSAPSLGLSPGPTTGLDLNRTQDKMKSKSQEIVWDGDMDEELPSEAWAAMHKMSSTMEEKPPEMKSGFMASFLDFLKSGKRPPDPGAPSDTVASVVGVDSSPSKGGIRPLSPTVTPQPVPPFGDGDGEGGLSLGGCPSPCKRLDEELKRNLETLPSFSSDEEDSVSKNQDLQKSISSAISALYDTLQAPPPAMVLPVTPSPSTPPAQAPPTLSPQPPPPPRGSTQPLEPAQLEREDGGEMAEEDKEEEQEEDEQEDSKPVQEDESESAANTMDGHEEDDFPSVPPAALASAPTSPPSLSPSRPSSSSSSSPSPLPPPPLSLPSPLPRQDEAHSLHSSPPPPALPSPSPPPPTLPPSATPPRSASPPPAPEPASPPTPEDPPVPQITSLHLAKKQGGAAIAGETEGEDSESGGEGIFRERDEFVVRTEDISALKLALQTGREPPPIWRVQKALLQKFTPEIKDGQRQFCATSNYLGYFGDAKTRYQRLYVKFLENVNKKDYVRVCSRKPWHRPALALRRQSLPKPAAPARSQTPPRVEREEKEKEKQREKEKEREKEKEKQREREREKREREKEKQREREKEKEREKEKEEEREKEKEKKLLALPEKVERKGRGVERGRAKEERKGAGERKVERPARVRPVRVKAEPPPKKRKKWLKEMPSSSDSESSPDPPSEDDAPLLRGGPGSRAMREMFRSYVEMLVSTALDPDMIQALEDTHDELYLPPMRKIDGILTEQKKRLLRRANMSSQHQEALHCFPQMTADPLDAGAVRVRLGGDGYNRKTLNRIKRSIAKQQDLKLSTETCRIYSLYHSLHHYKYHTFLHCKRETDSIEQAAEDPGQEEVVQQCMANHGWLESLFNSFLELLTLSAKV, translated from the exons atggATAGAAATTATCCTGGTGCAGGATTCGGTGATTTGGGCGCAGGAGCGGGATGGAGTTACGAGAGGTCAGCGAAGGCGAG CCTGGTGTACGGAAGTACCAGGTCATCCCACCCGGATTCCGAGCTTCTCCATCGCCAGGCCTACGCTACGCCCCACCCCCTGCAGGGCTATGCAACCAATCACCACCCAGCCAGCTCTGGGCAGGGCGGGGCTTGGGGGCCAGCAGGGCGTGGTTTAG GGCTGTCAGGGCTGTTCGACGCCGGCCTGCATCATGCCAGCCCCTCAGGCCCGGATGCTTCCGTCATGAACCTGATTTCCGCCCTGGAGTCGCGGGCTCCGCAGCCGCCCCCATCCGCCTCCTCCCTGCTCTCCCAGTTCCGCACACCGTCCTGGCAGACAG CCATGCACACCCCCGCCCCCGCTGAGCTCTTCATCTCCGGCGCCCTCCCAGGCTCCGGCGGCTTTGCCTCTTCCTCTGCGCTCTCGGCCTACCAGCACCCAGCCTCCTTTTCGGGACGCTCCTTCCCTGGGGTGGCGCCCTCGCTCTCCCTCCAGGACACGCCCACCTTCAGCCCCACGTCCaatggcttgctgtctccccatgACCCTCTGCTGCACATCAAGACGCCGTCCCAGTCTGGCCTCGGGTTCGATCGCCTTTTGTCCTCACAAGGCGCAGCCTACAGAGGTGGGGGACAGGACCCTACTGCACCACCTCCCCCGGCCCagacctcctctgtcccctctggCCGTCACCTGCCGCCACCCCAGTTCAACCTACTGTCCTCTCAACTCCAAGACCAGTCCTCCCAGCTCTACAACACCTCAGTCTTCTCGTcggcccctgcccccccccagccatccCCCCAAGAGCGGGCCCTGCCTCGGCAGGACAGTGTGATCAAGCACTATCAGCGCCCTCCCCCGTCGCAGTCCCAGCTGCCCCCGTCGGCGGCAGCCCACCCCCTGCAGCACTACCTCAGCTGCAGTGCCTCAGGCTACCAGCAGCTGGCACCCCACCGCCCGGGGGGGGGCCTGTCCTGCAGTCCACTGGGGGAGCAGAGCCCTTCCTCAGACCCCAAGCCCTCGCCCCGGCAGGACCAAGGCTACCGGCCCATCATTCAGCCTCCCTACagttcttcctcttcctcttcctcctcctcagcAGGTGGTGTGGGAAAGGGCACCAAGAGCTCCTCCAGCAGCGGCTATTCCTCCTCCGGCTCCGGCTCCTCCTCCCGCACTCCCCACACACCTCCCTCTGCATCCTCAGCATCCTCTTCCTCATCATCTTCTTCCTCTGGCTCAAACCCCGCCTCTGGCCCCACCTCTGCCCCGTCCAGACAGCAGGCTCCACCCCCGCCTGCCCCGCCCCCGCCACAAGTCTCTGCCTCAACGGCCCCCCAGGCCCCACCCAAAGCCTGCCTGTCTGGCTATGGATCCCCAGTGCCGTCACTGAAGGCATCTCCGGCGGCGCTGTCTGGCCAGACTCCCCCGCAGCCGCAGTCATACTCGCCCAGCCTGCCTCCCGGGCCGCACCTTGGTCCCCAGCCCTACGGGGGGTTCAACTCCCCCCAGGCCCAGGACCTCAGTTCTGCAGGGGGGGGTGGCTCCAGCAAAGGGTACAGCACTGTGGCGGGGACAGTGGGCCGCTCATTCTCAACGGAGGCCATGTATGGTGCTGACCCGGGCTACACCACCCTCCCGGCCGCACTAGGGGGAGCGGGCAGCCCGTCTCTTGGATACGGCGGCCCTGGCCATTCCCCGGCCATCCTGGGGTCAGGAGGTGGCTCAGCGGGTGGGAACTCGGGGTCAGCAGGAAGCGGGGGCTCTGTGGGTGGGGGTAGCGGTGTGGGGAGCGCAGGGGGGGGCTCCTATCATCTGCCGGACTCTAGTCCCTCTCCCTCAAGTGGATCTGGGATGGCCCGCCCTGGCATGCACTCTCCTGCCCCTCCCCGCCCGGCCCAGTCCCCTGGAGGTGCCGGCAGCAATAAGTACCTGTCCTCCGTCCTGTCCCCGGCCTTCCTCTCTTCCCCGCAGGCATACCCTGACACCCGAGGGCCTCCACCTCCATCATACCACCCTGCCAAGACCAAGGCCGACGGGGACATTTTGGGGCCAGAGCGCCCCCAAGATGGCGACGACGAAGACGACGACGACGACTTCCTGATCCAGCACCTGCTGCAGGCCCAGAGTCCAGCGCCTCACTCagcacaagccccgcccacatctcaagccccgcccccacaccCAGGCTCACAGAGCCAAGATGGCAGCAAAGAAATGGCATATAAACTCAGCAAGAGCTCAGAAGAACGGTATCACCTTCAGAGCGTGATACGTACCAATAGCGCCACCTCTGGTGCAGGGGCGCCATCTGGGGGGAATGGTGGGCTCGATGGCCAGTTGGAGATGTCCATGAAGAAGCAGCAACAGACCAAGAGTGACAGAGGTGGGGTCGGCATGGGCAGCAGGGGAAGGGGAGGCGATCAGGTGCACCCCCAGGCTCACCCCACCCCACCGCACCACCACCATCCCCATGACTCCCTGGGCTCTGTGGTGCACTTTGGGCGAGGGGACCCCTATCCTCCGCACCCCCACGGTCATCACGCCTCGCACAGTCAGCGGCCACATCCCCATCCACACTCTCACCTGGAGCAGAAGAAGCCACACGACCCCCCTGAGCTGCCCTATCTGAGCAAAACGGCCGACATGCAGCCGCCGCACCAGGCTCCACCCCAGCATCAGGGCCAGCACCAGCCCCCGGCATCTCTGCAGCTCATGGATTCCCCGCCAGATGCCTCCCAGCAGCCAGCCTCTGCTCACTTGCTCCACTCGGTGCTGTCCCACACAGCCCGCGGCAAGGTGGACGGCGCGCACCACTCAATGATGGGCAgggctccagcagggggcaccgcAGAGTCCCAGCTGCAGCTTCAGTCTCAGGGTCTGGAGGCGCACTATAGTCGGGGGGGCCCGCGGGACCGGAACCCGTCCAGCCAGAACTCGGTGTCCCCCCTGGACATGCTAGAGCGCTCTCTGTCTCAGACATCGAGTAGAGAACCGGGGGGCATGACAGAGAGGGCAGGAGATGGTGCGGGTGGGGAGCGgcaccaccagcaccagcagcagcaccgaGGGCCCGCCCACCACCAAGGCcacgcccccccacacacagagttGCACGACTTCCTCTCCGAGCCTGATATGGGCTTGGTGCCCCCGCCTCACCTGCACCATCTGCCCCCACATCACCCACACGCTCACCCCCATCACCAGCAGCACCCCCAGCCCCATAACCCCCACGCCCATTCCCACCCCCACCGCATTCCCCCAAACCCTGTCGCCCCAGCACAGAGAGACCAGGACTCCCAGTTGGATCAGCTCAAAGAGCACCAGTTTGATAGTGGCAGCCCTGCTGGGAAGACTGGGCAGAGCCAGCAGCGCTTCATGGCCCTCTCCTCCATCTGCTTCCCGGATTCGCTGCTGCCAGACGAGGAGCGCTCCTTCTTCCCCAGCATGGAGGACATGTTCTGCCCAGAGGACTATAAGGCCGGCTGCAGCAGGGGGGTGGCCCCGGGGCAGGAGGGCATTTCGGAGGGACGCAGCACGCAGGAGAGCATGGAGGGGGTGAAGGCGGGGGAGGCTGGCGGTGGctatgccatgatgccacaccATGGAGACCAGGGGTATGGCCCATACTGCCCTGGGCTACCGGAACCCGAGGCCAGCACCGTGCACCTGGACCTGGACTCACTGAAGGCTCATGAACTGCCCTCCACCGTTAACACGGAGCAGCTGGGCTTGATCCAGTCACAGCCGGCCAGCTTGTCCATGGGTGGGTCTGGGAGCGGGACCGGGCTGGGTGACGCCGGAGGGACCAAGATGCTGGGAGGCCCAGGCACGGGGACGGAGCGGACCATAGGGGGCAGCGGCGGGCTCACTTCGCCCATCTTCTGCTCATCACGGCCCAAGAAGCTGCTAAAGACCAGCTCGTTCCAGCTGCTGAAGCAGAGGCGCGACCCCAGCTCACTGCCCAAGAAGCACTACGCCCAGGAGTACGAGTTTGAGGACGACGAGAGCAAGGCCGACGTGCCTGCTGACATACGCCTCAACAGCCGGCGCCTGCCGGGGCACCTCCCCGACCTCCTGCCAGACCTGGTGTCCAGCTGCAGGAAGTCCGGCGCCGGCGCCTCCCTGGTGAACGATCTGGACTTCTGCCATCCGCCTGGGTACCCGTCCCTGGGGCCCCCTCCCCAACTTATACCCCAAGACGGACCAAAGAAAAGGGGCAGGAAGCCTACCAAGCCGAAACGGGAAGGGCCCCCGAGGCCCCGAGGCAGACCCCGCATCCGCCCCCTCCCAGAGCCCCCACACTGCCGGGGCATGATGGGACTGGGGTCAGGGGGAGAGATTCGGCGGGGCAGGGGGAGAGGCAGAGGGCGAGGCAGGAAGGAGGAGACGGCAGCCTTGATGGACATGCATGGTGTGGCTGAGGCGAATAAAGGGAACAGCCAGCATTATCAACTTCATCAGCATCAACATCAGCAGCATCAGCACCAAACAGCGATGCAGCAGGAGCCCATCAGACCCATAAAG ATCAAACTGCCCATCCCTTCCATGCCTCCCTCCGACTCCCTATTAAGGACCGATTCTCTGTCCAGTAATGACCCAGTACTTTCGGATGGTTCTGTTGGATCTGCTCCATCCCTGGGCTTGAGTCCTGGGCCCACTACTGGCCTGGACCTGAACAGAACCCAAGACAAAATGAAGTCCAAATCCCAAGAG ATTGTGTGGGATGGAGACATGGATGAGGAGCTCCCGTCCGAGGCCTGGGCAGCCATGcacaagatgtccagcaca ATGGAGGAGAAGCCACCCGAGATGAAGTCTGGATTCATGGCCTCCTTTCTGGACTTCCTCAAATCCGGCAAGAGGCCCCCGGACCCCGGAGCTCCATCCGATACTGTAGCTTCTGTAGTGGGCGTCGACTCCTCCCCGAGTAAGGGTGGCATCCggccactgtcccccacagtgaCACCGCAGCCCGTGCCCCCATTTGGCGATGGGGACGGTGAGGGGGGGCTGTCCCTGGGTGGCTGTCCGAGCCCCTGCAAGCGGCTGGACGAGGAGCTAAAGCGGAACCTGGAGACACTGCCTTCCTTCTCCTCTGACGAGGAGGATTCTGTCAGTAAGAATCAAGacctgcagaagagcatctcttcCGCCATCTCTGCCCTCTATGACACCCTACAGGCCCCGCCCCCAGCGATGGTCCTGCCCGTTACACCTTCCCCGAGCACACCTCCGGCACAGGCCCCGCCCACCCTCAGCCcacagccgccgccgccgccgcgggGCAGCACCCAGCCCCTGGAGCCCGCACAGCTCGAGCGGGAAGATGGAGGGGAGATGGCAGAGGAAGACAAGGAGGAAGAACAGGAGGAAGATGAACAGGAAGACAGCAAGCCAGTCCAGGAGGACGAGAGCGAATCAGCAGCCAACACAATGGACGGACATGAGGAAGACG ATTTCCCATCTGTGCCTCCTGCAGCGCTGGCGTCTGCCCCTAcctcccctccctccctgtCCCCATCTcgcccatcatcatcatcctcttcctctccttccccccttcctccccctcctctttctctcccctcccccctgccGCGGCAGGACGAAGCTCATTCTCTGCACTCCAGCCCGCCCCCTCCCGCTCTGCCttctccctcccctcccccacccacgctcCCTCCATCTGCAACTCCGCCCCGGTCTGCCtcgccaccccccgcccccgagCCAGCCTCACCTCCGACCCCAGAGGACCCCCCTGTGCCCCAGATCACCTCACTACACCTAGCCAAAAAGCAGGGGGGGGCTGCCATAGCCGGAGAAACAGAGGGCGAGGACAGCGAGAGTGGCGGAGAGGGCATATTCCGTGAGAGGGATGAGTTTGTGGTCCGAACTGAAGACATTAGCGCCCTCAAG ctcgcTTTGCAAACGGGCCGGGAGCCCCCACCAATCTGGAGGGTGCAGAAAGCCCTTCTGCAGAAGTTCACGCCTGAGATCAAAGATGGACAGCGACAGTTCTGTGCCACCAGCAAC TATCTTGGGTACTTTGGGGATGCAAAAACTCGCTATCAGAGGCTGTACGTGAAGTTCCTGGAAAACGTCAACAAGAAGGACTACGTGAGGGTGTGTTCCCGAAAGCCCTGGCACAGACCCGCGTTGGCACTCAG ACGCCAGTCCCTCCCCAAGCCAGCTGCCCCGGCCCGTAGCCAAACCCCACCCCGTGTGGAGAgagaggaaaaggagaaagagaaacagcgggagaaggagaaagagagggaaaaggagaaagaaaaacagcgggagagagagagggaaaagcgggagagggagaaggagaaacAACGGGAaagggagaaggagaaagagagggaaaaggagaaagaggaggagagagagaaggagaaagaGAAGAAACTGCTAGCACTCCCAGAGAAAGTGGAAAGGAAAGGCAGAGGAGTGGAACGAGGCAGAGCGAAGGAAGAGAGGAAAGGTGCAGGAGAGAGGAAAGTGGAGCGCCCGGCACGCGTCCGACCCGTCAGGGTGAAGGCGGAGCCCCCGCCCAAGAAGAGGAAGAAGTGGCTGAAGGAGATGCCCTCCTCGTCAGACTCCGAGTCGTCCCCTGACCCCCCCAGTGAGGACGATG CGCCGCTGCTCCGGGGGGGACCCGGCAGCCGCGCCATGCGGGAGATGTTCCGCAGCTACGTGGAGATGCTGGTCAGCACCGCGCTGGACCCCGACATGATCCAGGCCCTGGAGGACACGCACG ACGAGCTGTACCTCCCACCGATGAGGAAGATTGACGGCATCCTGACCGAGCAGAAGAAGAGGCTGCTCAGGAGGGCCAACATGAGCTCGCAGCACCAG gaaGCCCTGCACTGCTTCCCCCAGATGACAGCCGACCCCCTGGACGCAGGAGCAGTGAGGGTGCGCCTCGGCGGAGATGGTTACAACCGTAAGACCCTGAACCGCATCAAGAGGAGCATCGCCAAGCAGCAG GACCTTAAGCTGTCGACAGAGACGTGTCGCATCTACAGTCTGTATCACTCGCTGCATCATTACAAATACCACACGTTCCTGCACTGCAAGAGAGAG
- the si:ch211-195b15.8 gene encoding uncharacterized protein si:ch211-195b15.8 produces the protein MVYCGERESESPPLSLILPYLYLGAEADVTQDCLTSQGISYVLSVSRCCPQPAFLPQKQYLRIPIDDSLRDELLPWIPEALQFIDGAMSRGCSVLVHCAAGVSRSPALAVAYVMYRLGLGLDDAYRFVKERRPSISPNFNFLGQLQSFQGTLLHKNCGANQNAKLIVPAGESALSTNGNTGHSLTVPLPVNQDAYIKNLIEGDFFSEIKSYARCEGSQYMMGSLKQDRMCSDHPANGDSRLLPAVTSEPRQNQQKSQELSVSITDKLRTLTLTPHEVEDPYEICNQHRNANYQPRRLPRPAQLQVSSEYSSLSEKRKSLTLSLSSLSMNSQTPQSTKLEMETENSNQRRQGDISKTLQNADWGPFTNTTKQSRKAVVSGLCEGAQNILHVKQTRQSKENKTSPRVQTKVDVGRGSCGATHGERIDEVKSMLENSGLNTGEFKATTTIPNQRISTDRQQMSPDSHCAAAVEAVEGLDVDHIPLSPLGLTVSKLLSWGERMLLGTLLGPRVKVGQPALPYRC, from the exons ATGGTTTACTGCGGGGAACGAGAGAGCGAAAGCCCTCCTCTATCTCTCATCTTACCATATCTCTACCTGGGCGCTGAAGCTGACGTTACACAG GACTGCCTGACGTCTCAGGGTATCAGCTACGTGCTGAGCGTGAGTCGCTGCTGCCCCCAGCCCGCCTTCTTGCCCCAGAAACAGTATCTCCGCATCCCGATTGACGATTCGCTCAGAGACGAGCTTTTGCCCTGGATCCCGGAGGCTCTGCAGTTCATTG ATGGTGCAATGTCCCGTGGATGCTCAGTGCTGGTTCATTGTGCCGCTGGTGTGTCCCGCTCCCCTGCCCTGGCTGTTGCCTACGTCATGTATCGACTGGGCCTGGGGCTGGATGATGCGTACAG GTTTGTGAAGGAGCGCAGGCCCTCCATCTCTCCAAATTTCAACTTCCTGGGTCAGCTACAGTCCTTCCAAGGTACTCTGCTCCACAAGAACTGTGGAGCCAACCAAAATGCTAAGCTCATTGTGCCTGCTGGTGAAAGTGCACTATCCACCAATGGAAACACTGGACACAGTCTCACTGTGCCACTCCCAGTCAATCAGGATGCATATATTAAGAACTTGATTGAGGGTGACTTTTTCTCTGAAATTAAATCATATGCACGCTGTGAAGGTTCTCAGTACATGATGGGCAGTTTGAAGCAGGACAGAATGTGTTCAGACCATCCAGCCAACGGTgacagcaggctgcttccagctgTGACTTCAGAACCAAGGCAGAATCAACAAAAGTCACAGGAGCTCAGTGTGTCCATCACCGATAAACTCAGAACACTCACTTTAACGCCACACGAAGTGGAAGACCCTTATGAAATCTGTAACCAACACAGAAACGCCAATTATCAGCCAAGACGTCTGCCAAGGCCGGCACAACTACAGGTCTCGTCGGAATATTCATCCCTTTCAGAGAAGCGTAAGAGCCTGACACTCTCCCTGTCCTCTTTGAGCATGAATTCACAGACTCCTCAAAGCACCAAACTGGAGATGGAGACTGAGAATAGCAATCAGAGGCGTCAGGGAGACATTTCCAAGACTTTGCAGAACGCGGATTGGGGTCCGTTCACCAACACAACTAAGCAAAGCAGAAAGGCAGTCGTGAGTGGTTTGTGCGAAGGAGCGCAGAACATCCTTCATGTAAAGCAAACCCGCCAGAGTAAGGAAAATAAGACCTCTCCTAGAGTTCAGACGAAGGTAGACGTGGGAAGAGGAAGCTGTGGTGCTACACACGGTGAGCGGATTGATGAAGTAAAATCTATGCTAGAAAATTCAGGACTGAACACCGGGGAATTCAAAGCTACGACTACAATACCAAACCAGCGCATTTCCACAGATCGACAGCAGATGTCGCCAGACAGCCACTGTGCCGCCGCCGTGGAGGCCGTTGAGGGATTAGACGTGGACCACATTCCCTTGTCGCCACTCGGCCTGACTGTAAGCAAGCTGCTGAGCTGGGGCGAAAGAATGCTGCTCGGCACTTTGCTCGGTCCCAGGGTGAAGGTTGGACAGCCCGCGCTCCCTTACCGATGTTAA